One stretch of Harmonia axyridis chromosome 1, icHarAxyr1.1, whole genome shotgun sequence DNA includes these proteins:
- the LOC123671120 gene encoding uncharacterized protein LOC123671120, which translates to MSDINVIIMVMKLFFLLSYFELFRCTVAIDAPPGNLTDTNTCKLSHFGIEYLGYNSKTESLVRCQAWNTNFPHHVMDNITDDDFPEASKESAKNYCRNPNLDPKGPWCYSLNEDLINETCAVPLCSFSQCRLTGPGMEYAGEHKKTISDRNCLKWNKDRKNVQQDGHLIKRDKFEKVFFPDNDLSKAGKKCRNPDGDLAGPWCFVENEESNTIEKDYCDVPLCDEPVCVVFTKNHKTYMHFTDFNDTLDNLNFGIKLWSSDQYLEAEARLVLSVVALPAGKEEMIDLGTSIEIFISNKYSALTVNNKDEIEKENTRGILTSERYTYFSLTWHRGYITLNKIGITKPIFLAEYKTKNNLMGFKLDKFFYYAAQGTNILWTFPFCLDDFECDVHTTTGHLFQQFWPLRESSIGRELSLHIRAVRSAKILCVSTPVTEYPNIVINFKADDGYTRVIHKEHKNSPSVTLKEVVLTDVLDYWNWQEYVLSFFGDSFQIHWTKNGVAHLVIDIKHNVFRKMRWYSVCSDNSVAHWTFFCFPPEVSKPPPAFLPECSMNSQELNYIGKQDVTHDGFPCLPWSAKTLVPEFERKSFEGNGFLSELSYCRDPGKHFEGTYCYILSLLPEKTVLKKYCRIRKCKSQQCRMAGTGNDYTGALNISRSLRYCEPWYSINSTHLHDMSYMNDKLFADMKLEDANNFCRNPSRNPIGSWCYTIDPSVPQESCLVKDCDKPEECIIILMGKNEGRRIYILPQWKERGTHGGLQFALKRWNPEKIDGISVVVTPKNGTESIRLEIGAEGNQKINLFYNGNLMKSKTMPHLIASGTWTEFWLQIRQEEIMLGYKGVPHSLFEWKHTNLIESFDPTYVSFSTLSEQYIGVYFKCDECHTEFTSVNNVLKVFPVGVWKENDIDFYTVPTNFSLNIRGGGTVWVPLYNLIHTGDYLLLELNQIQNKIGLYKYKNSQHTVLLVAQMEELLFNDNNWTNFRINFNETSFQVFKNSNSSVIFEYSAPQTQPILIYYFTLGVDNGLVIWSANCEILDLDGPPRDGGWSPWSDWTCSVPCGGGDGFKTRSCTNPRPNIKGKLCIGAPMSTGKCNDFECGDISPKTIDKIRHDLRTNFFSFTIEENSDIKIPNNKKIIKHVMKESPKSRYEWTLNGMLVNKEEDHFSLVDGEIFLTNAKPTDSGLYVCLLYRMNKKQMIIRIVSLAVIPNYYTYITRASRKFSLNCKTVVLGYVYSDLSLKLLVNETLYKNYGIVTLAIANMYNIRHLGRNYTGDWKCVVEQKDLGFSWTTNYEKILVMKAPNLYTNLMEDQLTKPLFGWLKTERNVLVALIVIISSCIVLVTLCLAIYFTFFTIKRRTYKRNRRF; encoded by the exons ATGAGTGATATAAATGTCATTATCATGGTGATGaagcttttttttttattatcatatttcgaattatttcgttGTACAGTGGCAATAGATGCACCACCAGGAAATTTGACTGATACCAATACGTGCAAATTATCCCATTTTGGAATAGAGTATCTTGGATATAATTCGAAAACAGAATCTCTTGTTAGATGTCAAGCATGGAATACAAATTTTCCCCATCACGTTATGGACAATATAACAGATGATGATTTTCCAGAAGCTTCAAAGGAGTCGGCAAAAAATTATTGTAGAAATCCGAACTTAGATCCCAAGGGTCCTTGGTGTTATTCATTGAATGAAGACTTGATAAATGAAACTTGCGCTGTACCTCTGTGCTCTTTTTCCCAATGCAGGTTAACTGGTCCTGGTATGGAGTATGCTGGAGAGCACAAGAAAACAATTTCAG ATCGGAATTGCTTAAAATGGAACAAAGATCGGAAAAATGTTCAACAAGATGGTCACTTGATTAAACGAGATAAGTTCGAAAAGGTTTTCTTCCCAGATAATGACCTTTCAAAAGCTGGAAAAAAATGTAGGAATCCAGATGGAGATCTTGCCGGTCCGTGGTGTTTTGTAGAAAATGAAGAGAGCAATACTATAGAGAAAGATTATTGTGACGTGCCATTGTGTGATGAACCAGTTTGCGTGGTCTTCACAAAAAATCACAAGACCTATATGCATTTCACTGATTTCAATGATACAttggataatttgaattttggtATCAAGCTATGGAGTTCTGACCAGTATTTGGAAGCGGAAGCGAGACTTGTGTTATCAGTTGTAGCTTTGCCTGCAGGAAAAGAAGAAATGATAGATTTAGGAAcatctattgaaattttcatcagtaaTAAATATAGCGCTCTTACAGTTAAcaataaagatgaaatagaaAAGGAAAATACAAGGGGAATATTAACCTCAGAACGATACACCTATTTTTCTCTTACATGGCATAGAGGGTACATCACTTTGAATAAAATTGGCATTACAAAACCCATATTTTTGGCGGAGTATAAgaccaaaaataatttaatgggTTTCAAACTGGATAAATTTTTCTACTACGCTGCTCAAGGAACTAATATTCTCTGGACCTTTCCATTTTGTTTGGATGATTTCGAGTGTGACGTTCACACGACTACTGGGCATCTATTCCAACAGTTTTGGCCCCTACGCGAGTCTTCAATTGGTAGAGAATTATCTCTGCATATCAGAGCAGTCCGTTCCGCCAAAATTTTATGTGTGTCTACCCCAGTAACAGAGTACCCAAACATTGTGATTAATTTCAAAGCTGACGATGGATACACAAGGGTGATtcataaagaacataaaaactCACCGTCTGTGACACTCAAAGAAGTGGTGTTGACAGATGTACTTGATTATTGGAACTGGCAGGAATACGTCTTATCATTTTTTGGTGACTCGTTTCAAATTCATTGGACGAAAAATGGCGTAGCCCATCTCGTTATAGACATTAAGCATAACGTATTTAGAAAGATGAGATGGTATTCAGTCTGCTCAGATAATTCAGTTGCGCACTGGACTTTTTTTTGCTTTCCTCCTGAAGTTTCAAAACCACCACCTGCCTTTTTACCTGAATGTTCCATGAATTCACAAGAACTCAATTACATTGGAAAGCAAGATGTGACGCATGATGGATTTCCTTGTTTACCATGGTCTGCCAAAACTTTGGTACCAGAGTTTGAACGTAAATCCTTCGAAGGAAATGGTTTCTTATCTGAGTTGTCTTATTGCAGAGATCCAGGAAAGCATTTTGAAG GTACTTATTGTTATATACTTTCATTGTTGCCTGAAAAAACTGTTCTTAAGAAATATTGCCGAATAAGGAAATGCAAATcccaacaatgtagaatggcagGTACTGGTAATGATTATACTGGAGCTTTGAACATATCAAGAAGTCTTAGATATTGCGAACCTTGGTATTCCATCAATTCTACTCACTTACATGATATGAGTTACATGAATGATAAATTATTTGCTGATATGAAACTGGAAGATGCCAACAACTTTTGTAGAAATCCCTCAAGGAACCCAATAG GAAGTTGGTGTTATACTATTGATCCTTCTGTTCCTCAAGAAAGTTGCCTGGTTAAAGATTGTGATAAACCAGAAGaatgtattattatattaatggGAAAAAATGAAG GTCGTAGGATTTATATTCTACCTCAGTGGAAAGAAAGAGGAACACATGGAGGCCTCCAATTCGCTTTGAAACGATGGAATCCTGAAAAAATCGACGGCATTAGTGTAGTGGTAACACctaaaaatggcacagaaagtATTCGACTGGAAATTGGCGCTGAAGGAAATCAAAAAATCAATCTATTCTACAATggaaatttgatgaaatccAAAACCATGCCCCATTTGATCGCTTCAGGAACTTGGACCGAATTCTGGTTACAGATACGTCAAGAAGAAATCATGTTGGGTTACAAGGGTGTACCTCATTCTCTCTTCGAATGGAAACATACCAATCTCATCGAATCTTTCGATCCTACCTACGTTTCGTTTTCAACGTTGAGTGAACAATATATCGGGGTTTATTTCAAATGTGACGAATGTCATACTGAGTTCACATCGGTTAACAACGTACTCAAGGTTTTCCCAGTTGGCGTTTGGAAAGAAAACGATATTGATTTTTATACCGTTCCCAccaatttttctttaaatataCGTGGCGGTGGTACCGTCTGGGTTCCATTGTATAATTTGATACACACTGGGGATTATCTGTTGCTTGAATTGAACCAAATCCAAAATAAAATCGGATTATATAAATATAAGAATTCTCAACATACGGTTTTGCTTGTAGCACAAATGGAGGAACTACTATTCAATGACAACAATTGGACCAATTTTaggatcaatttcaacgaaACCAGCTTTCAAGTCTTCAAAAATAGTAATAGTAGCGTTATATTCGAATACAGTGCTCCACAGACGCAGCCAATCTTAATATATTATTTCACACTTGGCGTCGATAACGGTTTAGTGATCTGGAGTGCAAATTGTGAGATTTTAGATCTGGATGGGCCACCTAGAGATGGTGGATGGTCTCCCTGGTCGGATTGGACGTGTTCAGTGCCATGCGGTGGAGGTGACGGTTTCAAAACCAGATCTTGCACCAATCCCCGGCCgaacataaaaggaaaattaTGTATTGGAGCCCCTATGTCCACTGGAAAATGCAACGACTTTGAATGCGGGGACATCAGTCCAAAGACAATCGATAAAATAAGACACGACTTGAGAACCAACTTCTTCAGTTTCACGATTGAAGAAAACAGCGACATcaaaataccaaataacaaaaaaataatcaagCACGTCATGAAAGAATCTCCAAAATCACGTTACGAATGGACATTGAACGGAATGCTAGTCAATAAAGAAGAAGATCATTTTTCTCTGGTCGATGGTGAAATTTTCTTAACGAATGCTAAACCAACAGATTCTGGTCTCTACGTATGTTTGTTGTACAGGATGAATAAGAAGCAGATGATAATAAGGATTGTGTCGTTAGCTGTTAttccaaattattatacttaCATCACGCGAGCTTCGAGAAAATTCAGCTTGAATTGCAAAACTGTTGTACTAGGATACGTGTATTCAGAtttgagcttgaaattgttggtAAATGAAACGCTTTACAAAAATTACGGTATTGTCACATTAGCTATTGCTAACATGTATAATATTCGACATTTGGGACGGAACTATACAGGCGATTGGAAATGTGTTGTGGAGCAGAAAGACTTGGGATTTTCTTGGACCACGAATTATGAAAAAATCTTAGTGATGAAAGCTCCGAACCTGTATACCAATCTCATGGAAGATCAACTGACTAAACCTTTGTTTGGGTGGTTAAAAACTGAAAGAAACGTTCTTGTGGCCTTAATTGTAATTATTTCTAGTTGTATTGTATTAGTTACGTTGTGCTTGGCCATTTATTTCACGTTTTTTACAATTAAAAGGAGAACTTACAAAAGGAATCGCAGGTTTTGA